From the genome of Amyelois transitella isolate CPQ chromosome 16, ilAmyTran1.1, whole genome shotgun sequence, one region includes:
- the LOC106129745 gene encoding ejaculatory bulb-specific protein 3 isoform X1, translated as MQITHIIVLSALVAVAYSAETTRPPVSDTALEEALNDKRFIQRQLKCALGEAPCDPIGKRLKTLAPLVLRGACPQCTPQETKQIQRTLSYVQRNFPQQWAKIVRQYAG; from the exons ATTACACACATCATCGTGCTCTCCGCCCTCGTGGCCGTAGCGTACTCCGCGGAGACCACTCGGCCTCCGGTTTCCGACACGGCCCTAGAAGAGGCTCTGAACGACAAGCGGTTTATCCAGAGGCAGCTCAAGTGTGCCCTGGGCGAAGCACCCTGCGATCCCATCGGGAAAAGACTGAAGA cCTTAGCACCGCTGGTTTTAAGAGGCGCCTGTCCTCAGTGCACTCCTCAAGAGACCAAGCAGATTCAGCGCACTCTATCATACGTCCAGAGAAATTTCCCCCAGCAGTGGGCGAAGATTGTACGCCAGTACGCGGGTTAA